One genomic segment of Pseudonocardia sp. T1-2H includes these proteins:
- a CDS encoding metal-sensitive transcriptional regulator has translation MNGYTEDKAAYLRRMRRIEGQVRGITRMIEDDKYCIDVLTQISAVNKALEAVALGLLDEHLKHCVTEAVAEGGDVADRKVAEASAAIARLVRS, from the coding sequence ATGAACGGATACACGGAGGACAAGGCCGCGTACCTGCGGCGGATGCGCCGCATCGAGGGGCAGGTCCGCGGGATCACCCGGATGATCGAGGACGACAAGTACTGCATCGACGTCCTCACCCAGATCTCCGCGGTGAACAAGGCCCTCGAGGCGGTCGCCCTGGGCCTGCTCGACGAGCACCTCAAGCACTGCGTGACCGAGGCGGTCGCCGAGGGCGGCGACGTCGCAGACCGGAAGGTCGCCGAGGCGAGCGCCGCGATCGCCCGCCTCGTCAGGTCCTGA
- a CDS encoding ArsR/SmtB family transcription factor: MSIPLPLLISSAATHQALSADEAVELAAAFKALGDPVRLRLLSLIAAHEGGEACVCDLTGAFELSQPTISHHLKVLRDAGLVRSERRATWVYYRVRPEVIGLLATVLVPGDAPLRSTCPPDGSDLPA; the protein is encoded by the coding sequence GTGTCGATTCCGCTGCCGCTGCTGATCTCCTCCGCGGCGACCCATCAGGCCCTCAGCGCCGACGAGGCCGTCGAGCTGGCGGCGGCGTTCAAGGCTCTCGGCGACCCGGTCCGGCTGCGCCTGCTCTCGCTGATCGCCGCCCACGAAGGCGGCGAGGCGTGCGTGTGCGACCTGACCGGCGCGTTCGAACTGTCCCAGCCCACGATCTCGCACCACCTCAAGGTGCTGCGCGACGCCGGCCTGGTCCGCAGCGAGCGACGGGCGACCTGGGTCTACTACCGGGTCCGGCCCGAGGTCATCGGCCTGCTCGCCACCGTGCTGGTCCCCGGCGACGCGCCGCTCCGCAGCACCTGCCCACCCGACGGAAGTGACCTGCCCGCATGA
- a CDS encoding NADH-quinone oxidoreductase subunit J, producing the protein MTVLFWILAVGAVVAGFAVFRLNSMAQVTFALLVSFLAVAGLVLLLGLGYLGVVIVLMMVIEMVIMAVFMVMYMMNPAGLMPMTMYHNKSGSMAIAVGTFGVLAAGVLLTDWPTRRGSPAPDQTFALGEALMGRQMLTMMTLGVTLFATIVGTVVLATARGRYDRFGDDLDRRRADDPGGGGPG; encoded by the coding sequence ATGACCGTGCTCTTCTGGATCCTGGCGGTCGGCGCCGTGGTCGCGGGGTTCGCCGTGTTCCGGCTGAACTCGATGGCGCAGGTGACCTTCGCGTTGCTCGTGTCCTTCCTCGCCGTCGCCGGGCTGGTGCTGCTCCTGGGCCTGGGCTACCTGGGCGTGGTGATCGTCCTGATGATGGTCATCGAGATGGTGATCATGGCCGTGTTCATGGTCATGTACATGATGAACCCGGCCGGACTGATGCCGATGACCATGTACCACAACAAGTCCGGGTCGATGGCGATCGCGGTCGGCACCTTCGGCGTGCTGGCCGCGGGCGTCCTGCTGACGGACTGGCCCACCCGCCGCGGCTCACCCGCGCCGGACCAGACCTTCGCGCTCGGCGAGGCACTCATGGGCAGGCAGATGCTCACGATGATGACCCTCGGGGTCACCTTGTTCGCCACGATCGTCGGCACCGTCGTGCTGGCCACGGCGCGGGGCCGGTACGACCGGTTCGGCGACGATCTCGACCGCCGCCGCGCCGACGACCCCGGCGGAGGTGGGCCGGGATGA
- a CDS encoding NADH-quinone oxidoreductase subunit A produces MDEFVPVLVALGVVVAAILLLYGAARLLTVRRTALEVLPFSGGLAPTEHAFSRFHVRWYPVTMVFLAFDMEMIFMYPWTLVVSRIGPSAVVEMFLFLGILLAGVVYAWREGALRWT; encoded by the coding sequence ATGGACGAGTTCGTACCCGTGCTCGTGGCGCTCGGCGTCGTCGTCGCCGCCATCCTGCTGCTCTACGGGGCGGCGCGCCTGCTGACGGTGCGGCGGACCGCGCTGGAGGTCCTGCCCTTCAGCGGCGGCCTCGCGCCGACCGAGCACGCGTTCTCCCGGTTCCACGTCCGGTGGTACCCGGTGACGATGGTCTTCCTGGCCTTCGACATGGAGATGATCTTCATGTATCCGTGGACACTGGTCGTGTCGCGGATCGGGCCCTCGGCGGTGGTCGAGATGTTCCTGTTCCTCGGGATCCTGCTGGCCGGCGTCGTCTACGCCTGGCGGGAGGGCGCGCTGCGATGGACCTGA
- a CDS encoding NADH-quinone oxidoreductase subunit H: MAGGAAAELSGVDRLVFAGGRWLLLVVAVALAVPLFLGGGAGPWLPAWLWVAVKTAVLLALVLLVRRRFPTIRADRFTEFAWIVLVPLTIVQALAVALLVLNGGGAG; encoded by the coding sequence GTGGCGGGCGGCGCGGCCGCCGAACTGTCCGGTGTCGACCGGCTGGTGTTCGCCGGTGGCCGGTGGCTGCTGCTGGTGGTCGCGGTGGCCCTGGCGGTGCCGCTGTTCCTCGGCGGCGGTGCCGGTCCGTGGCTGCCCGCCTGGCTGTGGGTGGCGGTGAAGACGGCGGTCCTCCTGGCGCTCGTCCTGCTCGTGCGCAGGCGGTTCCCGACGATCCGCGCCGATCGGTTCACCGAGTTCGCGTGGATCGTCCTGGTGCCACTGACGATCGTGCAGGCGCTCGCCGTCGCGCTGCTCGTCCTGAACGGGGGAGGTGCCGGATGA
- a CDS encoding DUF6343 family protein codes for MPDDRGRRSREDYEKGLPDYHDLTAGLGGAAPARSALTLRALLAAFGLVVCAVGAVLAWRVGVLWLAVVLAVVAVIALVDLGWVLYRKSRGEPG; via the coding sequence GTGCCGGACGACCGGGGACGCCGGTCCCGCGAGGACTACGAGAAGGGCCTGCCGGACTACCACGACCTGACGGCGGGCCTCGGTGGCGCCGCGCCCGCCCGCAGCGCCCTGACGCTGCGGGCGCTGCTGGCGGCGTTCGGCCTGGTCGTGTGCGCCGTCGGAGCCGTGCTCGCCTGGCGGGTGGGCGTCCTGTGGCTCGCGGTGGTCCTCGCCGTGGTCGCGGTGATCGCCCTCGTGGACCTGGGCTGGGTGCTGTACCGCAAGTCCCGCGGCGAGCCGGGCTGA
- a CDS encoding heavy metal translocating P-type ATPase: MTTTSQTRAKDLVREVELSIGGMTCASCANRVERKLNKLDGVVATVNYATEQARVDAPAGIDPADLVAAVEAAGYTARLPRPADENGPDDTGDREAGPDDPLRTRLIVSAVLSVPVIAMAMAPALQFTYWQWVSLVLAAPVVVWGALPFHRAAWTNLRHGAATMDTLVSMGTLAAFAWSLYALLLGAAGVPGMTHPFELTVARSDGAGNIYLEVAAGVTTFILAGRWFEVRSKRRAGAALRALLEAGAKDVAVLRTRDGVDHEERVPVDRLAVGDRFVVRPGEKIATDGVVVDGSSAVDASMLTGESVPVEVGAGDTVVGGTVDVGGRLTVRATRVGSDTQLARMATLVEDAQTGKAQVQRLADRISGIFVPIVIALALLTLGFWLGTGAGAAAAFTAAVAVLIVACPCALGLATPTALLVGTGRGAQMGVLIKGPEVLESTRRVDTVVLDKTGTVTTGRMTLQEVVTADGVDRAETLRLTGAVEAASEHPIAAAIASGAVDEVGRLPEVGDFRNLEGLGVQGVVDGHAVLVGRPSLLDRGSQGLPADLAEAARVATEQGRTAVAVAWDGEAKAVLTVADAVKETSAEAIAQLRGLGLTPVLLTGDNRAVAERVAREVGIDVGPATVIADVLPADKLGVVEDLQRRGRVVAMIGDGVNDAAALARADLGMAMGTGTDVAIEAADITLVRGDLRAAADALRLARRTLRTVKGNLFWAFAYNVAALPLAAAGLLNPMLAGAAMAFSSVFVVGNSLRLRRFRSRAS, from the coding sequence ATGACCACCACGTCGCAGACCCGCGCGAAGGATCTGGTTCGCGAGGTCGAGCTGTCCATCGGCGGCATGACCTGCGCGTCCTGCGCCAACCGGGTCGAGCGGAAGCTCAACAAGCTCGACGGTGTCGTCGCGACCGTCAACTACGCCACCGAGCAGGCCAGGGTCGACGCCCCCGCCGGGATCGACCCCGCGGACCTCGTCGCCGCCGTCGAGGCCGCCGGCTACACCGCCCGGCTCCCCCGCCCGGCCGATGAGAACGGCCCGGACGACACGGGTGACCGAGAAGCCGGGCCGGACGACCCGCTGCGCACCCGGCTGATCGTCTCCGCGGTCCTGTCGGTGCCGGTGATCGCGATGGCGATGGCGCCCGCACTGCAGTTCACCTACTGGCAGTGGGTCTCGCTGGTCCTCGCCGCACCGGTGGTCGTCTGGGGCGCCCTGCCCTTCCATCGCGCGGCGTGGACGAACCTGCGGCACGGCGCGGCGACCATGGACACCCTCGTTTCGATGGGGACCCTGGCGGCGTTCGCGTGGTCGCTCTACGCCCTGCTGCTCGGCGCGGCCGGCGTCCCGGGCATGACGCACCCCTTCGAGCTGACCGTCGCCCGGAGCGACGGAGCCGGGAACATCTACCTCGAGGTCGCCGCCGGCGTCACCACGTTCATCCTGGCCGGACGGTGGTTCGAGGTTCGGTCGAAGCGCCGGGCCGGCGCCGCGCTGCGGGCGCTGTTGGAAGCTGGGGCGAAGGACGTGGCGGTCCTGCGGACCCGGGACGGCGTGGACCACGAGGAACGGGTCCCCGTCGACCGGCTGGCCGTGGGCGACCGGTTCGTCGTCCGCCCCGGCGAGAAGATCGCCACCGACGGCGTCGTGGTCGACGGCAGCTCCGCGGTCGACGCCTCGATGCTCACCGGGGAGTCCGTCCCGGTCGAGGTGGGTGCCGGCGACACCGTCGTCGGCGGCACGGTCGACGTCGGCGGCCGGCTCACGGTACGGGCCACCCGCGTCGGCTCGGACACCCAGCTCGCCCGGATGGCGACGCTGGTCGAGGACGCGCAGACCGGGAAGGCGCAGGTCCAGCGTCTCGCCGACCGGATCTCGGGGATCTTCGTCCCGATCGTCATCGCGCTCGCGCTGCTCACGCTCGGCTTCTGGCTCGGCACCGGGGCCGGCGCCGCGGCGGCCTTCACCGCCGCCGTGGCCGTGCTCATCGTCGCGTGCCCCTGCGCGCTCGGGCTGGCCACGCCCACCGCGCTGCTGGTCGGCACGGGGCGCGGTGCCCAGATGGGCGTGCTGATCAAGGGCCCGGAGGTGCTCGAGTCCACCCGCCGCGTCGACACCGTCGTCCTGGACAAGACCGGCACCGTGACCACCGGCCGGATGACGCTCCAGGAGGTCGTCACCGCCGACGGGGTCGACCGGGCCGAGACCCTGCGCCTCACCGGGGCGGTGGAGGCGGCGTCGGAGCACCCGATCGCCGCGGCTATCGCGAGCGGGGCCGTCGACGAGGTGGGCCGGCTGCCCGAGGTGGGTGACTTCAGGAACCTCGAGGGGCTCGGGGTCCAGGGCGTGGTCGACGGGCACGCCGTGCTGGTCGGGCGGCCCTCCCTGCTCGACCGGGGGAGCCAGGGCCTGCCCGCCGACCTCGCCGAGGCCGCCCGCGTCGCGACGGAGCAGGGCCGCACCGCGGTCGCCGTCGCCTGGGACGGCGAGGCGAAGGCCGTCCTCACGGTCGCCGACGCCGTGAAGGAGACCTCGGCCGAGGCGATCGCCCAGCTGCGCGGACTCGGGCTGACCCCCGTCCTGCTCACCGGGGACAACCGGGCCGTCGCCGAGCGCGTCGCCCGGGAGGTCGGGATCGACGTCGGGCCGGCCACGGTCATCGCGGACGTCCTGCCCGCCGACAAGCTCGGCGTCGTCGAGGACCTGCAACGGCGCGGGAGGGTCGTGGCCATGATCGGCGACGGCGTCAACGACGCCGCCGCCCTGGCCCGGGCGGACCTCGGCATGGCGATGGGCACGGGGACCGACGTCGCCATCGAGGCCGCCGACATCACGCTCGTCCGGGGAGACCTGCGCGCCGCGGCCGACGCCCTCCGGCTCGCGCGCCGCACCCTGCGCACCGTCAAGGGCAACCTGTTCTGGGCCTTCGCGTACAACGTCGCCGCGCTGCCGCTCGCCGCCGCGGGCCTGCTGAACCCCATGCTCGCCGGGGCGGCGATGGCGTTCAGCTCGGTGTTCGTGGTGGGCAACAGCCTGCGGCTACGTCGCTTCCGGAGCCGGGCCTCGTGA
- a CDS encoding AbrB family transcriptional regulator, whose protein sequence is MSATTVTAPPTSPPDPAPSPPHDGGPAEGELRGRLVRGAGWTALVIACYFVAERAEVLGVPAPSLLTGLVAGIALALPGLVGRPFPRGTNRAAQALVGVLMGSYLDSQVLGVLGAALPMLAVTVATIVLCVGAAAVLARFGKLGLTDATLGMVPGGSAAVVSCADDLGADSRIVAFSQYLRVGLVGLTAPAIALGFAPQDQNPADDRLQPLLPVMGHLVDSADQPGRLVVLAAICLTGFAVGRRLGLPAPVLLGPMLVAAVFTLTGASSGFAPAGPLKDVVFIVVGLEVGLRFTRSAARHAAGVFPHLLAATVGVCVACAGLAWGLAALVGIPFTEAYLATTPGGINAVLATAESTGTNVPLVSTVQSLRLFVVVLAVPLVVRALEASRRRRQETVG, encoded by the coding sequence ATGTCTGCCACGACCGTGACCGCGCCCCCGACCTCACCTCCGGACCCCGCCCCCTCCCCGCCGCACGACGGCGGCCCCGCCGAAGGAGAACTCCGCGGCCGGCTCGTCCGCGGCGCCGGCTGGACCGCACTCGTCATCGCCTGCTACTTCGTCGCCGAACGGGCGGAGGTACTCGGGGTTCCCGCGCCGAGCCTGCTGACCGGGCTCGTCGCCGGGATCGCGCTCGCCCTGCCCGGCCTGGTCGGCCGTCCGTTCCCGCGGGGCACGAACCGGGCCGCCCAGGCGCTCGTGGGGGTGCTCATGGGCAGCTACCTCGACTCCCAGGTTCTGGGCGTGCTCGGCGCCGCGCTCCCGATGCTCGCCGTCACGGTGGCGACGATCGTCCTCTGCGTGGGCGCCGCGGCCGTCCTGGCCCGCTTCGGGAAGCTGGGCCTCACCGACGCGACCCTCGGCATGGTCCCGGGCGGTTCCGCGGCGGTCGTCAGCTGCGCGGACGACCTCGGTGCCGACAGCCGGATCGTCGCGTTCAGCCAGTACCTCCGCGTCGGGCTGGTGGGGCTCACTGCACCCGCTATCGCGCTGGGCTTCGCGCCGCAGGACCAGAACCCCGCCGACGACCGGCTGCAGCCCCTGCTCCCGGTCATGGGCCACCTGGTGGACTCCGCCGATCAGCCGGGGCGGCTGGTCGTCCTCGCGGCCATCTGTCTCACCGGGTTCGCCGTGGGGCGCCGGCTCGGGCTGCCGGCCCCGGTACTGCTCGGTCCGATGCTCGTGGCCGCGGTGTTCACCCTCACCGGGGCGTCCTCCGGGTTCGCGCCGGCGGGACCGCTCAAGGACGTCGTCTTCATCGTCGTCGGGCTCGAGGTCGGTCTGCGCTTCACCCGCTCGGCGGCCCGGCACGCGGCCGGGGTCTTCCCCCACCTGCTCGCGGCCACGGTGGGTGTCTGCGTTGCGTGTGCCGGGCTCGCCTGGGGCCTCGCCGCCCTGGTGGGGATCCCGTTCACCGAGGCCTACCTCGCGACGACCCCCGGGGGCATCAACGCGGTGCTGGCGACGGCGGAGTCGACCGGCACGAACGTCCCGCTCGTCTCCACGGTGCAGAGCCTGCGCCTGTTCGTCGTCGTCCTCGCCGTCCCGCTCGTCGTCCGTGCGCTGGAGGCGTCCCGGCGGCGTCGACAGGAGACCGTGGGATGA
- a CDS encoding helix-turn-helix domain-containing GNAT family N-acetyltransferase, which yields MSASPSVRPIPLTDVSAPPPAQLGPGDAATYAEWFACLAEPTRVRLLHAVAVAGRATTVGELTAELGISQSTCSHHLRKLADVGFVTLRREGTATLVSVNPACCTGLPHAADAVMGMLGPRPCCPADVPADVTVRALAPEDWPAVRRIYAEGIATGDATFETEVPDRGELDRRWLPGHRWVAEVDGDVAGWTALTATSARPVYAGVAETSVYVGEGHRGRGVGKALLHKQVTAADEGGLWTLQTAIFPENRASIALHQSAGYRTLGVRERIGRHRGVWRDTVFLERRRAADPS from the coding sequence ATGAGCGCGAGCCCGTCCGTCCGCCCGATCCCGCTGACCGACGTGTCCGCCCCGCCACCGGCCCAGCTGGGCCCGGGGGACGCCGCGACCTACGCCGAGTGGTTCGCCTGCCTCGCCGAGCCCACCCGCGTCCGGCTCCTGCACGCGGTCGCCGTCGCCGGGCGCGCGACGACCGTGGGCGAGCTGACCGCAGAGCTCGGGATCAGCCAGTCCACCTGCTCGCACCACCTGCGGAAACTGGCCGACGTCGGCTTCGTGACGCTGCGGAGGGAGGGGACCGCCACGCTTGTGTCCGTCAACCCGGCCTGTTGCACGGGGCTGCCCCACGCGGCCGACGCCGTCATGGGCATGCTCGGCCCACGCCCCTGCTGCCCTGCGGACGTACCCGCCGACGTCACCGTCCGCGCCCTCGCGCCAGAGGACTGGCCGGCGGTGCGGCGGATCTACGCCGAGGGCATCGCCACCGGCGACGCGACCTTCGAGACCGAGGTCCCGGACCGCGGCGAGCTCGACCGCAGGTGGCTGCCCGGCCACCGCTGGGTCGCCGAGGTCGACGGCGATGTGGCCGGGTGGACGGCCCTCACCGCGACGTCCGCCCGCCCGGTCTACGCGGGCGTCGCCGAGACCTCGGTCTACGTCGGCGAGGGGCACCGCGGCAGGGGCGTCGGCAAGGCGTTGCTGCACAAGCAGGTCACCGCCGCGGACGAGGGCGGGCTCTGGACCCTGCAGACCGCGATCTTCCCCGAGAACCGGGCATCGATCGCGCTGCACCAGTCCGCCGGCTACCGCACCCTCGGTGTCCGCGAACGCATCGGACGCCACCGCGGGGTTTGGCGCGACACCGTCTTCCTCGAACGCCGCCGCGCGGCCGATCCGAGCTGA
- a CDS encoding arsenate reductase ArsC → MKNIPEVLFVCVHNAGRSQMAAALLHHHARGSVAVRSAGSAPADTVNPAVREVMAEIGLDLSQEFPKPLTEDAVRAADVVITMGCGDACPVYPGKRYLDWELTDPAGRTAAEIRPIRDDIETRVKALIAELTGPANG, encoded by the coding sequence GTGAAGAACATCCCCGAGGTGCTGTTCGTCTGTGTGCACAACGCCGGACGCTCCCAGATGGCCGCCGCTCTGCTCCACCACCACGCCCGGGGTTCGGTCGCCGTCCGCTCCGCCGGCTCCGCACCCGCCGACACCGTCAACCCCGCCGTCCGCGAGGTCATGGCCGAGATCGGGCTCGACCTGTCCCAGGAGTTCCCCAAGCCGCTGACCGAAGATGCCGTCCGCGCGGCCGACGTCGTGATCACCATGGGCTGCGGCGACGCCTGCCCCGTCTACCCCGGCAAGCGCTACCTCGACTGGGAGCTCACCGACCCCGCCGGCAGGACCGCCGCCGAGATCCGGCCCATCCGTGACGACATCGAGACCCGCGTGAAGGCGCTCATCGCCGAGCTGACCGGGCCCGCGAACGGGTGA
- the trpC gene encoding indole-3-glycerol phosphate synthase TrpC → MSVLDGILDGVREDLAERERRVPAADLRARVAGMAPALDPVPAFRAPGAAIIAEVKRKSPSKGALADIPDPASLAREYAAGGASAISVLTERRRFGGSLTDLADVRDAVDVPVLRKDFVVTPYQLWETRAWGADLALLMVVSLPGGLLEELYGLARELGLTALVEVHTEEELGRAVDVGAEVVGINARDLTTLDVDRSVFRRLAPQVPEGRVRVAESGVAAAADVAEYRRWGADVVLVGEALVRSGAPRSAVGEFIGAAG, encoded by the coding sequence ATGTCCGTCCTCGACGGGATCCTGGACGGTGTCCGGGAGGACCTGGCGGAGCGTGAACGGCGGGTGCCGGCGGCCGACCTGAGGGCGCGGGTCGCAGGCATGGCGCCGGCACTGGATCCGGTTCCCGCGTTCCGCGCGCCGGGCGCGGCGATCATCGCGGAGGTGAAGCGGAAGAGCCCGAGCAAGGGCGCGCTCGCCGACATCCCGGACCCCGCATCGCTGGCCCGGGAGTACGCGGCGGGCGGGGCGTCGGCGATCAGCGTGCTGACCGAGCGGCGGCGGTTCGGCGGCTCGCTCACCGACCTGGCCGACGTGCGGGACGCCGTGGACGTCCCGGTGCTGCGCAAGGACTTCGTGGTGACGCCCTACCAGCTCTGGGAGACGCGGGCGTGGGGCGCCGACCTCGCGCTGCTGATGGTGGTGTCGTTGCCGGGCGGCCTGCTGGAGGAGCTGTACGGACTGGCCCGCGAGCTCGGCCTGACCGCCCTGGTCGAGGTGCACACCGAGGAGGAGCTCGGGCGGGCCGTCGACGTGGGGGCGGAGGTCGTCGGGATCAACGCGCGGGACCTGACGACGCTCGACGTCGACCGGTCGGTGTTCCGGCGACTGGCGCCGCAGGTGCCCGAGGGGCGGGTCCGGGTTGCGGAGTCGGGTGTCGCCGCGGCCGCCGACGTGGCGGAGTACCGCCGGTGGGGGGCCGACGTGGTGCTGGTCGGCGAGGCGCTGGTCCGCTCCGGGGCGCCGCGCTCCGCGGTCGGCGAGTTCATCGGGGCGGCCGGCTGA
- a CDS encoding NADH-quinone oxidoreductase subunit NuoK, with translation MTLQLFLLAAAGLFAIGLYGALSQQSIVMLMMGLELMLNGVVLAAAALWFFVAPDGTDGPVLIVVVVTAMAIEMAVGFAVATAIYRARQVDTTDAAADLKG, from the coding sequence ATGACGCTGCAGCTGTTCCTGCTCGCCGCGGCCGGCCTGTTCGCGATCGGCCTCTACGGCGCGCTGTCCCAGCAGTCGATCGTGATGCTGATGATGGGGCTGGAGCTGATGCTCAACGGTGTCGTCCTCGCGGCGGCCGCCCTCTGGTTCTTCGTCGCTCCGGACGGGACCGACGGCCCCGTGCTGATCGTCGTCGTGGTCACCGCGATGGCGATCGAGATGGCCGTCGGCTTCGCCGTCGCCACCGCGATCTACCGCGCCCGCCAGGTCGACACGACCGACGCCGCCGCGGACCTGAAGGGCTGA
- a CDS encoding NAD(P)-binding domain-containing protein: protein MGTSGLPVVVVGAGPVGLAAAAHLTGRGLDALVLEAGARAGAHVREWHAVRLFSRWAEVVDPAAEKLLALTGWRHPDPDSYPTGQEWAERYLQPLADALDGRVRYGARVVGVARQGRDRVVDAGRDTEPLTVHVETATGEERIAARAVVDASGTWASPNPLGADGLPAIGEKAARDRIAYRVPDLAEPATRARYAGKRVAVAGSGHSALTALVAFAGLAREAPGTHVDWLVRRGRVGDTFGGGDADQLPARGALGTRAAAAVEAGRISTVTGFRTAVVEPVGERLALESLDGRRLRPVDEVVVLTGFRPDLSWLSEVRLDLDPTLQAARELAPLIDPNVHSCGTAHPHGARELAQPEPGVFLVGMKSYGRAPTFLAMTGYEQVRSVAAAIDGDQEAAERVELVLPETGVCGGAGVFDDPDPSAEGGCCGAPAEPVGISLGSRPAGHRHPRGPLAPLHR, encoded by the coding sequence ATGGGGACGAGTGGACTTCCGGTCGTGGTCGTCGGTGCCGGGCCCGTGGGCCTGGCGGCGGCGGCGCACCTCACCGGACGGGGACTGGACGCGCTGGTCCTCGAGGCCGGGGCGCGGGCCGGCGCGCACGTGCGGGAGTGGCACGCCGTGCGGTTGTTCTCCCGGTGGGCCGAGGTGGTCGATCCGGCGGCGGAGAAGCTGCTCGCCCTGACCGGCTGGCGACACCCCGACCCGGACTCCTACCCGACCGGGCAGGAGTGGGCCGAGCGCTACCTGCAGCCCCTCGCCGACGCGCTGGACGGACGGGTTCGCTACGGCGCCCGGGTGGTCGGCGTCGCCCGACAGGGCCGGGACCGCGTCGTCGACGCCGGGCGGGACACCGAGCCCCTGACGGTGCACGTCGAGACGGCGACGGGCGAGGAGCGGATCGCCGCCCGCGCCGTGGTCGACGCCTCCGGGACCTGGGCCTCGCCCAACCCGCTCGGCGCGGACGGGCTGCCCGCGATCGGGGAGAAGGCCGCGCGGGACCGCATCGCCTATCGGGTGCCCGATCTGGCCGAACCCGCCACGCGTGCCCGCTACGCCGGGAAGCGTGTCGCCGTCGCCGGGAGCGGCCACTCGGCCCTGACCGCGCTGGTCGCGTTCGCGGGCCTGGCCCGGGAGGCGCCCGGGACGCACGTGGACTGGCTGGTGCGGCGCGGCCGGGTGGGCGACACGTTCGGGGGCGGCGACGCCGACCAGCTCCCGGCCCGCGGGGCACTCGGCACGCGGGCCGCAGCCGCCGTCGAGGCCGGACGCATCAGCACGGTGACCGGCTTCCGCACGGCCGTCGTCGAGCCCGTCGGGGAACGGCTCGCGCTCGAGTCCCTGGACGGGCGCCGGCTCCGGCCCGTCGACGAGGTGGTCGTGCTGACCGGGTTCCGCCCGGACCTGTCCTGGCTCTCGGAGGTGCGCCTGGACCTGGATCCGACGTTGCAGGCCGCTCGCGAGCTCGCGCCGCTGATCGACCCGAACGTCCACTCGTGCGGCACTGCTCACCCGCACGGCGCGCGCGAGCTGGCGCAGCCGGAGCCGGGGGTGTTCCTGGTCGGGATGAAGAGCTACGGCCGGGCACCGACCTTCCTGGCGATGACCGGCTACGAGCAGGTCCGCTCGGTCGCCGCCGCGATCGACGGCGACCAGGAGGCCGCGGAGCGGGTCGAGCTGGTGCTGCCCGAGACCGGCGTGTGCGGCGGTGCGGGAGTGTTCGACGACCCGGACCCGTCTGCCGAGGGCGGATGCTGCGGAGCCCCGGCCGAGCCGGTCGGGATCTCGCTCGGGAGCCGGCCGGCGGGACACCGACACCCGCGGGGCCCGCTTGCGCCCCTGCATCGATGA
- a CDS encoding dihydrofolate reductase family protein, with translation MSVVFASIGMSLDGYIAGPNAGPGNALGDGGHRIHQWALDLDGVEEDQGREDADEHVVREIRLRAGAYVMGRWMFDEGGAGRPDPPPFRAPAFVLTHHAREPWTRRRGAPFTFVTGGVTTAVEQARAAAREKDVQVVGGATTVQQCLEAGVLDELQIHLAPVLLGSGVRLFDRITAGGRRFDTTRVIGSRGVTHLRYRVSGA, from the coding sequence ATGAGCGTCGTGTTCGCCAGCATCGGGATGTCCCTCGACGGCTACATCGCGGGGCCGAACGCGGGCCCCGGCAACGCCCTGGGCGACGGCGGGCACCGCATCCACCAGTGGGCCCTCGACCTCGACGGGGTGGAGGAGGACCAGGGACGCGAGGACGCCGACGAGCACGTGGTCCGGGAGATCCGGCTGCGTGCGGGGGCCTACGTGATGGGACGGTGGATGTTCGACGAGGGTGGCGCCGGGCGCCCCGACCCGCCCCCGTTCCGCGCCCCGGCCTTCGTCCTGACCCACCACGCGCGGGAGCCGTGGACCCGTCGCCGAGGGGCGCCCTTCACGTTCGTCACCGGCGGCGTCACGACTGCGGTGGAGCAGGCGCGTGCCGCCGCCCGCGAGAAGGACGTGCAGGTCGTCGGGGGTGCGACCACCGTGCAGCAGTGCCTGGAGGCGGGCGTGCTCGACGAGCTGCAGATCCACCTCGCCCCCGTGCTGCTCGGCAGCGGGGTGCGCCTCTTCGACCGCATCACCGCGGGCGGCCGGCGGTTCGACACGACCCGGGTCATCGGCTCGCGCGGGGTGACCCACCTGCGCTACCGCGTCTCGGGCGCCTGA